The Acetivibrio saccincola genome window below encodes:
- the hisC gene encoding histidinol-phosphate transaminase, protein MVKNLVRRDIREFDPYKTNQIPYKIKLDANESPFDLPEKIRQKVVDFFLKGPELNLYPDTESTELRKILASYWKVDSDNIVVGTGSDQLIQVIINVFVEKGDKVICPMPSFGMYKINTIIGGGTPVEVPLKREEDFEYDIDLFIETAKKEKAKVVFLCTPNNPTGGSIPKADIERIVKECPNTVIVVDEAYAEFSKESSVDLIFKYDNLIILRTFSKAYGLAGIRCGYSLSCIEMAEELSKVKPPYNISSLSQYIAILTFKEREIIDKQVEYLIEQREYLMRELKKIDKIHVYPSQANFICFEVPDASLVHKKLEAKGILVRSFGNAPVLGNCIRISVGSKEQNDILLKELSECLK, encoded by the coding sequence ATGGTTAAAAATTTAGTAAGAAGAGACATTAGGGAATTTGATCCATACAAGACAAATCAGATTCCGTACAAAATAAAGCTTGATGCCAATGAAAGTCCGTTTGATTTACCTGAAAAAATAAGGCAAAAGGTTGTGGATTTTTTCTTAAAAGGTCCGGAACTTAATTTATATCCTGATACAGAATCCACTGAACTTAGAAAAATATTGGCATCTTATTGGAAAGTTGACAGTGATAATATAGTTGTAGGAACCGGTTCAGACCAGTTAATACAGGTTATAATAAATGTTTTTGTAGAAAAAGGGGATAAAGTAATATGCCCTATGCCAAGCTTTGGCATGTATAAAATAAACACAATTATAGGCGGGGGGACCCCTGTAGAAGTTCCTTTAAAAAGAGAAGAGGATTTTGAATATGATATAGACCTTTTTATTGAAACAGCTAAAAAAGAAAAAGCAAAAGTGGTATTTTTATGTACTCCCAATAATCCTACAGGCGGCTCTATTCCTAAAGCAGATATTGAAAGAATTGTAAAGGAATGTCCAAATACAGTTATAGTTGTAGATGAGGCCTATGCAGAGTTTTCAAAAGAGTCTTCTGTAGACCTTATATTTAAATATGACAACTTGATTATACTCCGTACTTTTTCAAAGGCATATGGTCTTGCAGGGATAAGATGCGGGTATTCTTTAAGTTGTATTGAAATGGCAGAGGAGTTAAGCAAGGTTAAACCGCCGTATAATATAAGCTCCCTGTCCCAGTATATAGCAATCCTTACTTTTAAAGAGAGGGAAATTATAGACAAACAAGTGGAATACTTAATTGAACAGAGGGAGTACTTAATGAGGGAACTGAAAAAAATAGATAAAATCCATGTTTATCCTTCCCAGGCCAACTTTATATGTTTTGAAGTGCCGGATGCCTCTTTGGTACACAAAAAATTAGAAGCTAAAGGAATATTAGTTAGAAGTTTTGGAAACGCACCTGTTCTAGGAAATTGCATAAGGATAAGTGTGGGAAGCAAAGAACAGAATGACATTTTATTAAAAGAGCTGTCAGAATGTTTGAAATAA
- the hisD gene encoding histidinol dehydrogenase, producing the protein MIKIIDLRDGRDSGIFEKLASRSQIEYGDVLRRVEDIVGNVKKEGNSAVIKYTEMFDKVSLKEEELKVTPEEIEEAYGKVDRNLLEAIRKARENIEKFHEKQKEKSWFSTEDDGVILGQLVRPIEVMGIYVPGGTAAYPSSVLMCAMPAKVAGVGKIIMATPPGEGGKVNPVILVTACEAGVEEIYKVGGAQGVAAMAFGTETIPKVDKIVGPGNIYVATAKRIVYGYCDIDMIAGPSEIMVVADDTAEPAFVAADLLSQAEHDELASSVLVTTSEDIAKSVKGEIEKQAERQPRKEMILKSLENYGAIIIVDNLDSAAEVVNRIAPEHLELCIEDPFSFLGSVKNAGAIFLGNYSTESLGDYIAGPNHVLPTSGTARFFSPLNVSDFIKKSSIISYTRKALEKVKDDVILFAESEGLKAHADAVRVRFEE; encoded by the coding sequence TTGATAAAGATTATAGATTTAAGAGACGGCAGGGACAGCGGTATATTTGAAAAACTTGCATCAAGAAGCCAGATAGAATATGGTGATGTATTAAGGCGTGTAGAAGATATAGTTGGGAATGTAAAAAAAGAAGGAAACAGTGCAGTTATTAAGTACACTGAAATGTTTGACAAAGTTTCCCTTAAAGAAGAAGAGCTAAAAGTAACACCGGAAGAAATAGAAGAAGCCTATGGGAAAGTTGACCGAAATCTTTTAGAAGCCATAAGAAAGGCCAGGGAAAATATAGAAAAATTTCATGAAAAGCAAAAGGAAAAATCCTGGTTTTCCACAGAAGATGACGGTGTGATTTTAGGACAGTTAGTAAGACCAATAGAAGTTATGGGAATATATGTGCCAGGGGGGACAGCTGCGTACCCATCCTCAGTTCTCATGTGTGCAATGCCGGCTAAAGTTGCAGGGGTTGGCAAAATTATTATGGCAACACCACCGGGAGAAGGCGGCAAAGTCAATCCTGTCATATTGGTTACTGCATGTGAAGCCGGTGTGGAAGAAATATATAAGGTTGGCGGGGCCCAAGGGGTTGCTGCCATGGCATTTGGTACAGAGACCATACCAAAGGTTGACAAAATAGTGGGACCTGGGAATATATACGTTGCAACAGCAAAGAGAATTGTATATGGATATTGTGATATAGACATGATAGCAGGGCCCAGTGAAATTATGGTTGTAGCTGATGATACTGCAGAGCCGGCTTTTGTGGCGGCAGATTTGTTGTCACAGGCAGAACATGATGAGCTTGCTTCCTCTGTGCTGGTTACAACTTCAGAGGACATTGCCAAAAGTGTAAAAGGGGAAATTGAAAAACAGGCAGAAAGACAGCCAAGAAAGGAGATGATTTTAAAGTCTTTAGAAAACTACGGTGCAATAATTATCGTTGACAATTTAGATTCTGCAGCAGAAGTTGTAAACAGAATTGCCCCTGAACACTTAGAACTTTGCATAGAAGATCCCTTTTCATTTTTAGGAAGTGTAAAAAATGCAGGAGCCATATTCTTAGGAAATTATTCAACAGAATCTTTAGGGGACTATATTGCAGGACCTAACCATGTTCTTCCTACAAGCGGGACAGCCAGGTTCTTTTCACCTTTAAATGTTTCTGATTTTATAAAAAAGAGCAGTATTATTTCATACACCAGAAAAGCTTTAGAGAAAGTAAAAGACGATGTCATTTTATTTGCTGAGTCAGAGGGGCTCAAAGCTCATGCTGACGCAGTAAGAGTCAGATTTGAAGAATAA
- the hisG gene encoding ATP phosphoribosyltransferase, whose translation MRYLTIALSKGRLAKLSIELFEAIGLDCSELKESSRKLIFEDEKNKIKFFLAKPSDVPTYVEYGAADLGIVGKDTLLEEGRHLYEVLNLGFAACRMVVAGPKEYCGKLDQLTNKRVATKYPKIAREYFEHKRGESIEVIKLNGSVELAPLVGLSEVIVDLVESGRTLKENGLVILDEIADISARLVVNRVSMKMESERINKIIDGLRRELEKR comes from the coding sequence ATGAGATATTTGACAATAGCCCTTTCAAAAGGGCGCCTTGCAAAGCTGTCAATAGAGCTGTTTGAAGCAATAGGTCTGGACTGTTCAGAACTTAAAGAATCATCCAGGAAGCTTATTTTTGAAGATGAAAAAAATAAAATAAAATTTTTTCTTGCAAAGCCCAGTGATGTTCCAACTTATGTGGAATACGGCGCTGCGGATTTAGGAATTGTAGGAAAGGATACCCTTTTAGAAGAAGGCAGGCATTTATATGAAGTTTTAAACCTTGGATTTGCAGCCTGCAGGATGGTTGTAGCAGGACCAAAAGAGTACTGCGGCAAGCTTGACCAGCTTACCAACAAAAGGGTTGCCACCAAGTATCCTAAAATTGCAAGGGAATACTTTGAACACAAAAGAGGCGAGTCCATAGAGGTGATAAAGCTCAACGGTTCGGTGGAGCTGGCACCTTTGGTAGGGCTTTCTGAAGTAATTGTTGACTTAGTGGAAAGCGGCAGGACACTTAAGGAAAACGGTTTGGTTATTCTTGATGAAATTGCAGATATAAGCGCAAGACTAGTTGTAAACAGGGTAAGCATGAAAATGGAAAGTGAGCGCATAAACAAAATAATTGATGGTTTAAGAAGAGAGCTTGAAAAGAGGTGA
- the hisZ gene encoding ATP phosphoribosyltransferase regulatory subunit translates to MAKWRIYTPEGVQDILAKDCYHKKNLENKIRNVFRSYGYYEIETPIVEFYDVFISEDEITPQETMFKFFDKEGRILVLRPDMTIPTARVAATKYKDADYPLKFSYIGNTFKYNEVGGGKQKEFTQAGIEIIGVNTPEADAEVIAAAIDCVKASGLENFQIDIGQVEFFKGLMEEADLPAEEVEQMRVLIDRKDFLAVEELVKKHNIKEHLKEIILSLPKLFGSIDVIEKVEKYSINKRCMNALENLRKIIEILEDYGVSKYVSIDLGMVQSLNYYTGIIFRGFTYGVGFPILSGGRYDGLVESFGKKAPATGFSLGINMIMMALDRQKIEREELKTDSLICYQPKGRKNAFSICDALRRQGLDIEMDITGRSFEDIKKYAKDKGIGGILHVLDEENIEVHNLEKEEVRKVTVKELLER, encoded by the coding sequence TTGGCAAAGTGGAGAATTTATACTCCTGAGGGAGTTCAGGATATATTGGCAAAAGACTGTTATCATAAAAAGAATTTAGAAAACAAAATAAGAAATGTGTTTAGAAGTTATGGTTACTACGAGATTGAGACACCTATAGTGGAGTTTTATGATGTTTTTATTTCAGAGGATGAAATAACACCCCAGGAAACTATGTTTAAATTTTTTGATAAGGAAGGTCGTATATTGGTTTTAAGGCCGGATATGACCATACCAACAGCAAGGGTGGCTGCAACAAAGTACAAAGATGCCGACTACCCGCTAAAATTTTCTTATATAGGAAATACCTTTAAGTACAATGAAGTTGGCGGAGGAAAGCAAAAGGAATTTACCCAGGCGGGTATAGAAATAATAGGTGTCAATACCCCGGAGGCAGATGCAGAGGTTATTGCTGCTGCAATTGACTGTGTAAAAGCTTCAGGACTTGAAAACTTCCAGATAGACATAGGGCAGGTGGAGTTTTTTAAAGGCTTAATGGAAGAAGCAGATTTGCCGGCTGAAGAAGTTGAGCAAATGAGAGTACTTATTGACAGGAAAGACTTTTTAGCCGTTGAAGAATTGGTTAAAAAACACAACATAAAAGAACATTTGAAAGAAATTATATTAAGTTTGCCTAAATTATTTGGTTCTATAGATGTCATTGAAAAGGTTGAAAAGTATTCAATCAATAAAAGATGCATGAATGCCCTTGAAAACCTCAGAAAAATAATTGAGATACTTGAAGATTACGGGGTTTCTAAATACGTTTCAATAGACCTTGGAATGGTTCAAAGCTTAAATTACTACACAGGTATAATTTTCAGGGGATTTACCTACGGCGTAGGTTTTCCGATACTAAGCGGCGGAAGGTATGACGGGCTTGTGGAAAGTTTTGGCAAAAAAGCCCCTGCCACAGGTTTTTCACTTGGGATAAATATGATAATGATGGCTTTGGACAGACAAAAGATAGAAAGAGAAGAGCTTAAAACAGACAGTTTAATTTGCTATCAGCCAAAGGGAAGGAAAAATGCATTTAGTATTTGTGATGCATTGAGAAGACAAGGCCTGGACATTGAAATGGATATTACAGGAAGGAGTTTTGAGGACATTAAAAAGTATGCAAAGGACAAAGGCATAGGTGGCATACTCCACGTTTTAGATGAGGAGAATATAGAGGTACATAATTTAGAAAAAGAGGAAGTCAGGAAGGTAACGGTAAAAGAACTTTTAGAACGGTAA
- a CDS encoding substrate-binding domain-containing protein — protein sequence MLKDRKDKKDKKGNIRKTKKTVILLLSSIITILSSIMLMDFLVDDPEKYRNIQGIMYIISLFIIFYLFYFSFRFFKGIDLINYNAYLMAKGELNISDIILDKAKGLETLCIAFNDMKTNLLTFTELTKTNIVIISDAVDEVTKSVDNSLKGNEQIAASMGDLAEKSLQQLKNAKETLDSISNVDERVSSIEKNLANIEKIVKEVVASTTRGNQNLDEYHHQMNVITKDLSNTSGSIDRLNNELEEINKLGELITEIAEQLKMLALNASIESARAGESGIGFSVVAAEMNKLSDETSKSIKKINLLLNTVSSSSENVKNSIANCIENYNLSKDLFSKVKESFYTIKNSTDILSENVNQVYSEAGIISNSTHEVKEKSKYFLNVSDNISSASTEVAAVTQEEVANTEVISKNILSLKDMLFEIEKLVRRFKTSVIPVDKVSEKRLKIVFLSPLDHEFWYGVRQGAMYAKKELAEKNVDVEYYGFTEKSWKNTIDTFQKVLEEGADGIILPGFSKEAVPLIEKASLRNIPVMTYNCDLPVESKRMAYFGPNISEAGILAADFMVKALNGKGKVAIVNGSDITVYNTRREKIIERLKKKKKVKIVVELKGGHDNEKVYAMIKDLLNKHPYLNGIFIVGLGVRGAAKALRELNMVGKVKVICFDFDKEIFELIKEGSVYAAIGQDPFGQGHDPIIYMYNYLVTNKKPEREMIWTRTDVVNIDNVEDLI from the coding sequence ATGCTAAAAGACAGAAAAGACAAAAAAGACAAAAAAGGAAACATACGCAAAACCAAGAAAACTGTTATTTTGCTGCTAAGTTCTATTATTACCATTTTGTCAAGTATAATGTTAATGGATTTTCTGGTAGACGATCCCGAAAAATACAGAAATATTCAGGGTATTATGTATATAATTTCTTTATTTATAATATTTTATCTTTTTTATTTTTCATTTAGGTTTTTTAAGGGAATTGACTTAATAAATTACAATGCATATTTAATGGCAAAAGGTGAGCTGAATATCAGTGATATAATATTAGACAAAGCAAAAGGTCTTGAAACCTTATGCATAGCCTTTAACGACATGAAAACCAATTTATTGACCTTTACAGAGTTGACCAAAACCAATATAGTTATAATTTCTGATGCAGTGGATGAGGTAACAAAAAGTGTTGACAACAGTCTTAAGGGAAATGAACAAATTGCTGCCAGTATGGGGGATTTGGCAGAAAAATCACTCCAGCAGTTAAAAAATGCAAAAGAAACTTTAGACAGCATTTCCAATGTTGATGAAAGAGTAAGTTCCATTGAAAAAAATCTGGCTAATATAGAGAAAATCGTAAAAGAAGTAGTGGCTTCCACCACCCGGGGCAATCAAAACTTAGACGAATACCATCATCAGATGAATGTTATTACAAAGGATCTTAGCAACACTTCCGGGTCTATAGATCGGTTAAACAATGAGTTAGAAGAAATCAACAAATTAGGCGAATTGATAACCGAAATAGCAGAACAGCTAAAGATGCTTGCGCTAAATGCATCCATCGAGTCAGCAAGAGCAGGAGAGAGCGGTATAGGATTTTCTGTTGTGGCAGCTGAAATGAACAAACTTTCTGATGAAACAAGTAAAAGCATTAAGAAAATTAATTTACTTTTAAATACCGTTTCTTCCAGTAGTGAGAATGTTAAAAACAGTATTGCAAATTGTATTGAAAACTATAATTTAAGTAAGGATTTGTTTTCTAAAGTTAAAGAATCTTTTTATACAATTAAAAACAGTACGGATATATTAAGTGAAAATGTAAACCAGGTATATTCTGAAGCAGGTATCATATCAAACAGTACCCATGAAGTAAAAGAAAAGAGCAAGTATTTCTTAAATGTATCTGATAATATTTCTTCAGCAAGTACAGAAGTTGCAGCGGTAACACAGGAAGAAGTTGCCAATACAGAAGTAATCAGCAAAAACATTTTGTCGCTAAAAGATATGCTGTTTGAGATTGAAAAGTTGGTAAGACGTTTTAAAACTTCTGTAATCCCGGTGGATAAAGTAAGTGAAAAAAGGCTTAAAATTGTTTTTCTAAGTCCTTTAGATCATGAATTCTGGTATGGCGTAAGGCAGGGGGCAATGTATGCTAAAAAAGAATTAGCTGAAAAAAATGTAGATGTAGAGTATTATGGCTTTACTGAAAAAAGCTGGAAAAACACAATTGATACATTTCAAAAAGTTTTGGAAGAAGGGGCAGACGGAATTATACTTCCTGGATTTAGTAAAGAAGCTGTACCGTTAATAGAAAAGGCATCACTAAGAAATATACCTGTAATGACTTATAACTGTGATTTACCTGTGGAATCAAAGAGAATGGCATATTTTGGTCCGAATATAAGTGAAGCGGGGATTTTAGCTGCTGATTTTATGGTAAAAGCTTTAAACGGAAAAGGTAAAGTAGCAATAGTAAACGGGTCTGATATAACTGTTTATAATACCCGCAGGGAAAAAATAATAGAACGCTTAAAAAAGAAGAAAAAAGTAAAAATAGTTGTAGAACTTAAAGGCGGTCATGATAACGAAAAAGTATATGCCATGATTAAAGACTTGTTAAATAAGCATCCTTATTTAAATGGTATTTTCATTGTAGGACTAGGGGTAAGAGGTGCAGCAAAGGCTTTAAGGGAACTAAACATGGTTGGGAAAGTAAAGGTTATATGCTTTGATTTTGATAAAGAAATTTTTGAGTTAATAAAAGAAGGTTCAGTATATGCTGCCATCGGACAAGACCCCTTTGGACAGGGACATGACCCTATTATATACATGTATAATTACCTGGTGACAAATAAAAAGCCTGAAAGAGAAATGATCTGGACAAGAACAGATGTGGTAAATATAGATAATGTTGAGGATTTAATATAA
- the pcrA gene encoding DNA helicase PcrA, with protein sequence MDLLSALNKEQREAVLHVDGPLLVLAGAGSGKTRVLTHRIAYLISEKNVHPASILAITFTNKAAREMRERIDALVGRFSDYIWVSTFHSMCVRMLRRDIEKIGYGSNFVIFDYSDQQTLVKECLKELNINDKNFPPKSVLSAIGRAKDELITPEKFTKMYQTDFRMSKVAKIYELYQKKLKNNNALDFDDIIMHTIKLFTEHPEVLEYYQRKFKYILVDEYQDTNTAQYVLVSMLAKEHKNLCVVGDDDQSIYGWRGANIRNILDFEKDFKNTKVIKLEQNYRSTKTILEAANSVIKNNHGRKSKKLWTDNEEGDPISVSECINEHQEAHFIAGEIKRLREKENFKLRDFAVLYRINAMSRVIEEMFMKEGIAYKIFGGLKFYDRKEIKDIIAYLRVIQNPSDNISLKRIINEPKRGIGNTTLETAERYANEAEVSIFTVISNASKIPGLSRAASKLEDFASMINVLRTLKNTMTASEIIEEVIERTGIVRKYEEENTPESETRIENIKELLSVALEFEAQSEEKGLEEFLEHISLVTDVDEMDDESDYVVLMTLHSAKGLEFPVVFMPGLEEGVFPGYRSMLSEDELEEERRLCYVGITRARKKLYITHTFTRTLFGNTTHNRASRFLDEIPDKYTCAEDTNEVGIKSAANKLPFINQFNKTFNPAAGFKPQNAINPRGASQAGKKTTLEFNKGDQVEHKKFGFGIVTSVEKENDDYKLEIHFKGVGMKRLMASFANLVKIK encoded by the coding sequence ATGGATTTATTAAGTGCTTTAAATAAAGAACAAAGGGAAGCTGTACTTCATGTGGATGGGCCACTCCTTGTGTTAGCAGGTGCAGGAAGTGGTAAGACAAGGGTTTTGACCCACCGTATTGCTTATTTAATAAGTGAAAAAAATGTACATCCGGCAAGTATCCTTGCAATTACATTTACAAATAAAGCAGCCCGGGAAATGCGGGAGAGAATAGATGCCCTTGTAGGTAGGTTTAGTGATTACATATGGGTTAGTACATTTCACTCTATGTGTGTCAGAATGCTTAGAAGGGATATTGAAAAGATTGGATACGGAAGCAATTTTGTTATATTTGACTATTCAGATCAGCAAACCCTTGTTAAGGAATGCCTTAAAGAACTAAATATAAATGACAAAAACTTTCCGCCAAAATCTGTCCTTTCAGCAATAGGAAGAGCAAAGGATGAGCTGATTACACCTGAAAAATTTACAAAAATGTATCAGACGGATTTCAGGATGAGCAAAGTTGCAAAAATTTATGAACTGTATCAAAAAAAGCTAAAAAACAACAATGCCCTTGATTTTGATGACATAATAATGCATACAATTAAGCTGTTTACAGAGCATCCTGAAGTTTTGGAATACTATCAGAGAAAGTTTAAATATATACTTGTGGATGAGTATCAGGATACAAATACAGCACAATATGTGCTGGTTAGTATGTTGGCAAAAGAACACAAGAATCTGTGTGTGGTAGGGGATGACGACCAGTCAATATACGGCTGGAGAGGTGCTAATATTAGAAATATACTGGATTTTGAAAAGGATTTTAAAAACACCAAAGTAATTAAACTTGAGCAAAACTACCGCTCTACAAAGACAATACTTGAGGCTGCAAACAGCGTAATCAAAAATAACCACGGAAGAAAAAGCAAAAAACTTTGGACTGACAATGAAGAGGGAGATCCTATAAGTGTATCAGAGTGCATTAATGAGCACCAGGAAGCTCATTTTATTGCCGGTGAAATAAAAAGGCTAAGAGAGAAGGAAAATTTTAAACTAAGGGATTTTGCAGTATTGTACAGAATAAATGCCATGTCCCGTGTTATAGAAGAAATGTTTATGAAAGAAGGCATTGCTTATAAAATATTTGGAGGGCTAAAGTTTTATGACAGAAAAGAAATTAAAGACATTATAGCTTATTTAAGGGTTATCCAAAACCCTTCAGACAATATAAGTTTAAAAAGGATAATAAATGAGCCAAAAAGGGGTATTGGAAACACTACTTTAGAAACGGCAGAAAGATATGCCAATGAGGCAGAAGTGAGTATATTCACTGTAATTTCCAATGCTTCAAAGATACCCGGTTTGTCAAGGGCGGCGTCAAAGCTGGAAGATTTTGCATCAATGATAAATGTCCTCAGAACATTAAAAAACACCATGACAGCATCTGAGATAATTGAAGAAGTTATTGAAAGGACAGGGATAGTTAGAAAATACGAGGAAGAAAATACCCCTGAATCAGAAACCCGGATAGAGAATATAAAAGAGCTTTTATCCGTTGCTTTAGAGTTTGAAGCTCAAAGCGAAGAAAAGGGATTAGAAGAATTTTTAGAGCACATCTCGTTGGTTACTGATGTGGACGAGATGGATGATGAAAGTGATTATGTTGTTTTGATGACGCTGCACAGTGCAAAAGGTCTTGAGTTTCCCGTTGTATTTATGCCGGGATTGGAGGAGGGGGTTTTCCCAGGGTACAGGTCCATGTTAAGTGAAGATGAACTTGAAGAGGAGAGAAGACTTTGCTATGTGGGAATTACCAGGGCAAGAAAAAAACTCTACATCACTCATACTTTTACCAGAACTTTATTTGGAAATACTACCCATAACAGAGCTTCCAGATTTTTAGATGAAATCCCAGACAAATATACCTGTGCTGAGGACACCAATGAAGTGGGAATAAAATCCGCAGCAAATAAACTACCTTTTATAAACCAATTTAATAAAACATTTAACCCTGCTGCCGGTTTTAAGCCTCAGAATGCAATTAACCCCCGTGGTGCAAGCCAGGCCGGTAAAAAAACCACTTTAGAATTTAACAAAGGAGATCAAGTGGAGCATAAAAAATTTGGTTTTGGAATTGTAACCTCTGTTGAAAAAGAAAATGATGATTACAAATTGGAGATACATTTTAAAGGGGTGGGTATGAAAAGGTTAATGGCCTCATTTGCCAATTTGGTAAAAATAAAATAA
- the hpf gene encoding ribosome hibernation-promoting factor, HPF/YfiA family, giving the protein MKFIVSGKNIEITPALKETVIKKVGKLDKFFRQDVEAYITMSVEKNRHIVEVTIPFNGGVLRAEEENHDMYTSIDKVVDSLERQMRRNKTKIEKKFHGGSLRLENFQFEDDDVDEEQEFKVVRTKRFAIKPMAVEEAILQMNLLGHQFFMFSNAETNEANVVYRRKDGNYGLIEPEF; this is encoded by the coding sequence ATGAAATTCATTGTCAGTGGGAAGAACATCGAGATAACTCCGGCTTTAAAAGAGACAGTTATTAAAAAAGTAGGGAAGTTAGACAAATTTTTCCGACAAGATGTAGAAGCATATATAACAATGAGCGTTGAAAAAAACCGGCACATAGTTGAAGTTACCATTCCATTTAACGGCGGGGTTTTGAGGGCAGAAGAAGAGAACCATGATATGTACACATCAATAGATAAAGTAGTGGACAGCTTAGAAAGACAAATGAGAAGAAACAAAACAAAGATTGAGAAAAAGTTTCACGGCGGAAGTTTGCGCTTAGAGAATTTCCAATTTGAAGATGACGATGTAGATGAAGAGCAAGAATTTAAAGTAGTCAGGACAAAAAGATTTGCAATAAAACCTATGGCAGTAGAAGAAGCTATTTTGCAAATGAATTTGTTAGGTCATCAATTCTTTATGTTTTCAAATGCAGAAACCAACGAGGCAAATGTAGTCTATAGAAGAAAGGACGGAAATTACGGTTTAATTGAGCCAGAGTTTTAA
- a CDS encoding RDD family protein, protein MNHYRVAGFWSRFWAYVLDLFCVFALSSVIVSVIVAVFKIPQNYLSWMKTNTYMLGAVGFAYFAIMTRYWGQTIGKMICGIMVIREDGKEMDWITALVREVAGRTVSQFLGSYIGYLIIPFVKNKRSCHDLLCDTYVVHVDELEEKRWVAINAKPDAETVDEFKIEDKKDIFNGFVKNTEEKYAEKTTDAADGVSKTGDVSLTGDNEEKTGEKEDVEF, encoded by the coding sequence GTGAATCATTATAGAGTTGCTGGATTTTGGTCAAGGTTTTGGGCATATGTTTTGGATTTATTTTGTGTTTTTGCTTTAAGTTCCGTTATAGTATCAGTTATTGTTGCAGTTTTTAAAATTCCGCAAAATTATTTGAGTTGGATGAAAACAAACACCTATATGTTAGGGGCAGTGGGATTTGCTTATTTTGCAATTATGACCCGCTATTGGGGGCAGACAATAGGAAAGATGATATGTGGAATTATGGTTATAAGGGAAGACGGAAAAGAGATGGACTGGATAACCGCTTTAGTAAGGGAAGTGGCAGGAAGAACGGTATCACAGTTTCTGGGAAGCTATATTGGTTATTTAATTATCCCGTTTGTCAAAAATAAGCGTTCATGCCACGATTTACTGTGCGATACTTATGTAGTTCATGTTGATGAGTTGGAAGAAAAAAGATGGGTAGCCATTAATGCAAAACCTGATGCAGAAACTGTTGATGAATTTAAAATTGAGGACAAAAAAGATATATTTAATGGCTTTGTAAAAAATACAGAAGAAAAGTACGCAGAAAAAACAACAGATGCAGCAGATGGTGTAAGTAAAACAGGTGATGTAAGTCTGACAGGTGATAATGAAGAAAAAACCGGTGAGAAAGAGGATGTTGAATTTTAA